A stretch of Acidimicrobiia bacterium DNA encodes these proteins:
- a CDS encoding cupin domain-containing protein, translated as MAGTTKKSFDAPDETRSPDKTKLDVVALGSRKAARATLQPGWRWSECIKPVAGTDTCETHHVGTVVSGQMHVVHDDGSEMDIGAGDAYVIEPGHDAWVVGDEPFVGFEFDSGAAGTYAR; from the coding sequence ATGGCGGGAACCACGAAGAAGAGCTTCGACGCACCGGACGAGACACGCAGCCCCGACAAGACGAAGCTCGATGTCGTCGCGTTGGGCTCAAGGAAGGCTGCGCGTGCGACGCTCCAGCCGGGGTGGCGGTGGTCCGAGTGCATCAAGCCGGTCGCCGGGACCGACACGTGTGAAACCCATCACGTCGGCACGGTCGTCTCCGGACAGATGCACGTCGTCCACGACGACGGGTCGGAGATGGACATCGGTGCCGGCGACGCCTATGTGATCGAACCTGGCCATGATGCCTGGGTCGTTGGTGACGAGCCGTTTGTGGGTTTCGAGTTCGACAGCGGCGCTGCGGGTACCTACGCGCGCTAA